The sequence below is a genomic window from Longimicrobiales bacterium.
ATATCTTTCTGAACTTAAGCGTATTTATTACCACAAAGGGTTGGAGGCGTCAGTATGTGGTGAATTAGACAAAATAGCCCAGTTAAGGCTCAGGAAGCGCGTTGTTTTCCGGTCCACGTCTATTTACGCAAAAATTATTCGCCGCTCCTTGTCCTCTTCAGCCCTACGTTCCTCGCGTAAGTTAAGTTCAGTCTATGAAGATCTCTTTGCCGTGTGCGTACAATCGGGAAACATTAACCGATCGTGGCTCCTCCTCTGCCAGTCCGAAGTACTCCAAATAGAGAATGGGTGGATTCCCTACTTTGCCACAGATATGGGTGGGTCAAGGATCAATTTATATGATGGTCGCAATGTAAGAGCTGGCTTGCACCGACAGGTCATAAGGAATTGCAAGCAACGCTTGATGGTTAGGCAGGCCGGAGATGCTGATCGTCAAATCAAGCTCATCAAGTCAGTTTTAAAAATATTCCCCAAGAGGGGAGGGGGCGTGGGGGCCGTTACGCCGCAAGGGATCGCAAATCAGTTGCTTGATGTGGCCATTTATAAGGATACCTGGAAATGGCTATTCTTCACATTTAGTGAAGCAAGGTATCGCCTGGCATTTACGTATCCCACTAATCTTTACGATGGATCTCTTGGGATTGCCGTGTTTCTAAGTCTTTGTCGGAAACGAGGGTTAATAACTAACAAGTCATCTGAGTGTAGTGAAATAGAAGAGAAAATCAGGGTTGATAATGAATCTTTCTTTATCAAAGCCAGTCAAGGGGATGTGCCAACTTCATATCAACTGGGTTTCAATGGAGGAATAGGCGGTAGATTACTTTCCTTGCTAGTGTTGCCTGGCGACCCAAGTGACGATCCTGGAGTCACTACTGCAACTCTTAAAACTTTGGAGGGAATGATTGCTGCACTAGAAAGTGAAGATGTTGATGAATATGGAGGGTTGGACATAATGTCAGGTCTGTCTGGGTTGGCTGGAGGTGTTCATGCTTGGTCAACCCATAAAAACATATCCGTTGAGCATCCTACGTTGACTAGGTTTTGGGACATAGTCAGTCAGAGATTGATTGATAGTCAAAAGGATTGCGGTGGTTGGGATGTCTTTGAAACACCTGTGTCAGGTTTCGCTCATGGTTCGTCAGGTATGATGTGTGCGCTAGCAATTGCAGGGTCTCATAAAAGAAATGCTAATATAGAAATACAAAGGTCAATAGAAAAAACTATTGCATTCCAGCTGGATAATCTTAGTAAAAGTGGCGAATGGCTAGATATAGAGTTAACAACACTTGAAGATAGAGAAGTTCCTGCTCGGTCTTGGTGCGGTGGTGCTGCAGGAGCCCTAATAGCTGCGGCTGTTATGAAAAAGGTTGGTTTCGAAGGTGTTAATGGATATAACGATTGGTTAAGGCTTGCGAGAGATGCCGCGCTCAACCATAGGCCTATCCGGGATCAGATTTGTTGCGGTCTTCCGGGTTGGACGATGGCATTAGGTGCAGCAGGTCGATCACTAGATGATGCTGTCTTACTAGGAGCATCTATTCAACGGCTAGAAGAGTGGACTGAAGAGGTGAAAGGAGGTAAGGAGTTAAACTTGCGTAGTATAAAAGGTTATAAAGTGGATCCTCCTGGCCTGTTTGTTGGAGGTGCTGGTGTCGGATTAACTTTGCTTCATGGGGAACAAGAGACGCGAGTAAAGGATGTATTGATTTCAAGCGGATATTTGATTGACAATGATGTATTCGGGGATTTGGTGAATTAAGGAGCGTTTGACAAAGGCATGTCTTTATTGGGTCGTGACAGGAATGACAACGACCCAGTTGTCCCGAAAGGTGAGGTACTGCGGGGTATGGTGTTGCTCCTGCGAAGGCCAGCTCTGTCTGTGGCTTATGGTACAGAGGTGCGTCGGCGCGCTCCTCGGTAGGGACTGGTCGAAGGTGGACTCGGGTAGGGGCTCTGAGTCAGGTGTAGCGTACTCCGATGTCGGATGCTCCCGGGTCGAATCCGCCGAAGGGCACGAACGAACCGATCGTGCGATCGTCATCGACGGCCGTCGCAATGACGAAGTCGTTGAGTCCGTTCTGTATCGAGACTACGACTCGGTCACGGGCCAGCAGGGGCCCGATCGCCTGGACGGATGCCCCGGTGTGATGGGCCTTCACGGGAGGTAGGCGGTCGTGATCACGGAGGTCACGTCACTGGGATGCACGCAGTCTGCGTCTGCCCTGAACTCGTCGACGGGCCCGATGATTGTGAAGCCGGTGTCCCGCATGACCCGGGCGCGCTGTTCGGCGGTGTCGACCAATCGAACTGGCTGGCCGGCGCGGACCAGCCAGGCGCCGATAGACCCGCCCATAGCGACGGCGCCCCAGACTAGAATGTGGTCAGGATCTATACCAGAAGTTGCCGTGCGGAGGGCTCCTGAGCGAATATGTGGAGCCACTCCTCCCTACTCAGAACATTGATGACGCTTCCTGCTGCTGAAGCCCTCGCCCGCCTGCAAGATGGAAACGCCCGATTCGTGGCAGATGCACCGAATCTGACGGTGGCCGAGGCGCACCACCGTCGGGCCGAAGTGGTAGACGGGCAGGCACCATTCGCCATCATCCTCGGGTGTTCGGACTCACGCGTCCCAGCTGAGGTGATTTTCGATCAAGGGCTGGGTGATCTCTTCGTGATCCGTGTCGCCGGAAATATCGCGGCCTCATCTCAGGTGGGCAGCGTCGAATTTGCTGCGACTGAGTTCGGAACACGCCTCGTCGTTGTGATGGGGCACACCGGCTGCGGTGCGGTCCTGGAGACGCTTAAGCAGATCAGGGGCGCGGGGGCGGCTCCTTCTGCGAATCTGCAGTCCATCGTGGACCGAATTCGTCCCGCGGTCGAACGACTTGCGTCAGCGGCCCCGGGGTGGACGCCCGAATCGCTCATCGGGGACGCGGTCCGGACGAACGTCGGCACGTCCATGAATGACCTCACCGCCCATTCCGACCTGCTACATCGACTCGTCGACGGGGGAGGTCTGCATGTGGTTGGCGCCGAGTACTGTCTCGAGACCGGCGTCGTCGAGTTCTTCTGACGCGAGCCGCCCTGGTTCAGCCGCGTTAGTTCATCTCCGGAGGCGTGACCCGTCGCATGGATGCTTGCTCGAAAGCGTAGGCAAGCTCGATCAGTCGTGGCTCCGAGCAAGCTGATCCGGTGAAGCTCACGCCAAAGGGGCGAGGCTTGGCATCGAACCCTGCCGGCATGTCAGGGCCGCCATCGTTTGCCACGAAGGCGAACGGAACGATGACAGTCGGATACCCGGGCTTGGCCGCGATTCCGGCCCCGCTGGAACTCGGGAAGAGCAATGCGTCGAGCTCATGCTCGGTCATGGCCGCGTCGATTCCGCGCGTCGCGTTAAGCACATTGTCCTGCATGAGGTCAGCCTCATACTGAGCGCGATCGGCTTCGAGGTCGATCGCGTCTGCACCGTCGAGCCGTGCCTGCTCGTATTTGATCGCGCCCATGGAGCGGTGCGCGAGATTCCATTCACGTAGCTCGGTGAGCGTCTTCACTGGTGCGGTCTCGCCCAGCGTAGCAAGCCATGCATTGAAGTCTCGTTTCATGCCGTAGTTCAAGACACTGCTTCCACCGTTCGTGACCAGGCTCGTGGCCGGATCCGTGTCGATGACACTCGGGATGTCGGCAGGGTCGACGACGATTGCCCCCTGGGTCTCTAGGATGGCGATCGCATCGGCCATGACGGCTCGACTCTCCTCATTCATCCGGCTCTGCCATCGGTTGGTGCCCGGCACCTGAATCGAGTCGTAGTACAGGGCTCTCGGGATGCCGATCCGGGCACCCTGCAGGCCGTCCAGGTTGAGGAAGGTCGTGTAGTCTCCGTTCGCCGGGACCTGACAGAGCGTGGTGACCGCATCGTTCGGATCAGGCGATGCGCTCTCTAACACCCCCAATAAAATGGCCGCGTCCGTGACGGTCCGGGCCATCGGGCCAGCAGTATCCTGGTCCCCACTGATCGGAATGATGCCGTATCGACTGATTCGCCCGACCGTGGGCTTGATCGCTGCGAGCATGTTCGAGTTGGCCGGAGAAAGGATCGATCCGGATGTCTCCGTTCCGACGTTCGCCGCCCAGAAACTCATCGCAGTTCCGATCCCTGAACTCGACCCGCCAACACCCATGACGGGCCGGCCATCGTTTCGACCGTCACGAGGATCACGGCGGGGGTCATACGGATTGAGCCCGTAGCCACCGATCGCGCTGTAGTTCCCCGGCATGCCGGCAGCTGTGAAGTTCGCGAGCTCGGTCATGACCGTCTTGGCAATGATGATCGCTCCGGCTTCACGGAGATTGGTCGTGATGGTCGCCTCGTACGGCGGGAAATAGTCTTCAAACGCTTTGGCTCCGCCCGTGGTCGGCATATCCATGGTGTGGACATTGTCCTTCAGTGCAACGGGAATACCATGAAGCGGACCACGTACGTGACCGTCTGCACGCTCCTGGTCGAGCCGCTCGGCATCGGCCAATGCGTTCGGATTGATCGCGATGACCGCGTTCACCCGTTCCTCGTACATGGCGATGCGGATCAGGTGGGCCTCGACGAGCTGACGGGATGTCAGGCGCCCTTCTTCCATCTCCTGCTGCATTTCAGGAATCGTGGCTTCCACCACATTGAATGTCACCGAGTCAGCTGCGGATCCGCTGCAGGCTGCGAGTAGCGGGGCAGCGAGCAGGGCTGTGAGCAGAAGCGTTCGGGACGTCTTCGGG
It includes:
- a CDS encoding DUF4135 domain-containing protein, with translation MEPNQSQFYKAWIDIASANKNRSTLHANLNKERRSWLGALMAIPYLPAITEWALVNLMPRAIDVLGRRAAHQLGKSDLPEAFWQRLLILGNLPSDLMKLQRSKLDPAPGGCSPNKYWELLGLGWLNLYEASNIFSGALEDSHVIVAPTLSHIRKGLSRKECAIFDTLSLDFQDDACLALLKIYQSIFKEDKALRHFKDSMAGRDSSSSMGFGSSEIINLTRNHPGLVSAITTWGSNCEQNYGDLCRRISKDGNSIKKRFNVSVQDLDSVRLGYGDRHINSQSTSMLLFNDGFKLFYKPRSLALEEAFSRLTLTVCESCDVPVFNLMPPSLDCGDWGYQEFVDSELVCAPGQITDLISRLALVSVLLDVCGATDCHEENLVLADGIPVLIDGETLFHEVGKPASKSENEDSILVTGFCHFLPPSITKLLYSLPSGGIDPVSLYLSELKRIYYHKGLEASVCGELDKIAQLRLRKRVVFRSTSIYAKIIRRSLSSSALRSSRKLSSVYEDLFAVCVQSGNINRSWLLLCQSEVLQIENGWIPYFATDMGGSRINLYDGRNVRAGLHRQVIRNCKQRLMVRQAGDADRQIKLIKSVLKIFPKRGGGVGAVTPQGIANQLLDVAIYKDTWKWLFFTFSEARYRLAFTYPTNLYDGSLGIAVFLSLCRKRGLITNKSSECSEIEEKIRVDNESFFIKASQGDVPTSYQLGFNGGIGGRLLSLLVLPGDPSDDPGVTTATLKTLEGMIAALESEDVDEYGGLDIMSGLSGLAGGVHAWSTHKNISVEHPTLTRFWDIVSQRLIDSQKDCGGWDVFETPVSGFAHGSSGMMCALAIAGSHKRNANIEIQRSIEKTIAFQLDNLSKSGEWLDIELTTLEDREVPARSWCGGAAGALIAAAVMKKVGFEGVNGYNDWLRLARDAALNHRPIRDQICCGLPGWTMALGAAGRSLDDAVLLGASIQRLEEWTEEVKGGKELNLRSIKGYKVDPPGLFVGGAGVGLTLLHGEQETRVKDVLISSGYLIDNDVFGDLVN
- a CDS encoding amidase family protein — protein: MITPKTSRTLLLTALLAAPLLAACSGSAADSVTFNVVEATIPEMQQEMEEGRLTSRQLVEAHLIRIAMYEERVNAVIAINPNALADAERLDQERADGHVRGPLHGIPVALKDNVHTMDMPTTGGAKAFEDYFPPYEATITTNLREAGAIIIAKTVMTELANFTAAGMPGNYSAIGGYGLNPYDPRRDPRDGRNDGRPVMGVGGSSSGIGTAMSFWAANVGTETSGSILSPANSNMLAAIKPTVGRISRYGIIPISGDQDTAGPMARTVTDAAILLGVLESASPDPNDAVTTLCQVPANGDYTTFLNLDGLQGARIGIPRALYYDSIQVPGTNRWQSRMNEESRAVMADAIAILETQGAIVVDPADIPSVIDTDPATSLVTNGGSSVLNYGMKRDFNAWLATLGETAPVKTLTELREWNLAHRSMGAIKYEQARLDGADAIDLEADRAQYEADLMQDNVLNATRGIDAAMTEHELDALLFPSSSGAGIAAKPGYPTVIVPFAFVANDGGPDMPAGFDAKPRPFGVSFTGSACSEPRLIELAYAFEQASMRRVTPPEMN
- a CDS encoding 2-dehydropantoate 2-reductase N-terminal domain-containing protein, producing the protein MKAHHTGASVQAIGPLLARDRVVVSIQNGLNDFVIATAVDDDRTIGSFVPFGGFDPGASDIGVRYT
- a CDS encoding carbonic anhydrase, producing MTLPAAEALARLQDGNARFVADAPNLTVAEAHHRRAEVVDGQAPFAIILGCSDSRVPAEVIFDQGLGDLFVIRVAGNIAASSQVGSVEFAATEFGTRLVVVMGHTGCGAVLETLKQIRGAGAAPSANLQSIVDRIRPAVERLASAAPGWTPESLIGDAVRTNVGTSMNDLTAHSDLLHRLVDGGGLHVVGAEYCLETGVVEFF